Within Lolium rigidum isolate FL_2022 chromosome 5, APGP_CSIRO_Lrig_0.1, whole genome shotgun sequence, the genomic segment ggtctcggttcttcactcgctgaagaggtaaccacaaacggagaatacctgtacatctgtagatgacctgcaacaaagagcaatttttatcgttaaaaatcttgtcatttctatttagccaaagcgcccagataactgctagcgcccccaccctaagaagcaacttgaaccttgaatcgataccgtgaagccaattgccaaagacattggccacactagacGGAGGATACATGCTagatgctacttggatgactgaccatatagatctagcaaattggcactggaagaataggtgtttaattgtttcatcatgatgatagaaaacacaccgtgtactctcgttccaattccgcttaacaagattgtctttggtgagaataactcctccacgaagataccatccaatttttattttatttttaatggtatcttcatcttccaaattttcttattattatcaactgatatatcagaatgaaggatcacattgtataaagatttgaccgagaaggtgccatctacatgaagattccattaaATTCGTCCGGTTCAGGCGATATGTGAATATCTTCCAGCCGGTGAATTAGGGAATTCCATGCCAATAGCCTTTGTCCAAGCAATAAccatctgaacgtcacattcggaggtgaggtagccattactatgtaaatggtatcacctttgcgacgaacaatactatacaaagcaggatattATTCACTTAAgatgcattgtctaaccaaacatcttcccagacattatgtgctccattcttaatcgaGAAAATACCATGGCGAAAAAAGACATTCTTAATCGCCATGAGACCggtccagaagtgtgaatccccaggttttcaaaccacttgggatagcgtCTTCGAGCCGATAGGATTGGAGAATTCTACAGGCGTATACAATAATAATTCAGGCCTGACCTTGGCAAGTTGGCATCTTGTTCCATCTTTGAAAAGCCTATCCTGCCCGACTTTCCATTGTAGAAATTCGATGCAGGGATTGCCCTTTTGCATATTCCCACATTGGGTGGCAATGCTTAGCCAGCGTAGCTTTGCACGATTCTTCACTCCACATCAATCACCGAAATGCATATCAGCCTTTTGTTCAACTTCCTTTTTTCTCTCGagccacttggtgcagattcttgctCCTCTCAACGAGCATAGATGGCCCAATCAAAGCAGCGCCATATACATGTCGAACTGTCGATTCGACAACCCTATCTATCAAAGATATGTAGAATCTATACCGCGTGATAAATAAGCTATGCTGTAGGCCGCAACCGAGATAAACATATGTAACCTGGAGGAGTACGCAACCATTTCTGTCGTGTAAATGGTGTAGGCCGTGCCTATATAAGAGCTATACGGCTGAACAGGCTGCTGCACATTCAGATACATACACCTGCTCATCGAGTGATCGGACAAAGGTCAAGGTAGCTCTCTGCAAGGTTGAGATGGCGATCAGGAATCAGATGGCGACGCGGTCGCTGGACGGGGACATGACCGTGGACGAGTTCAAGGAATGGCTCCGGCGGTTCGACGTGAACCACGACGGCCGGATCAACCGCGAGGAGCTGCGGTGCGCGATGCGCACCATCCGGACGCGCTTCTCGGGGTACAAGAGCAAGCGGGGCATCGACTACGCCGACGCGAACGGCGACGGCTGCATCGACGACAGCGAGGTCGACGGCCTCATCGACTACGCGCAGAAGAGCCTCGGGCTCAGGATCGTCGCCTACTAGACTATATTCAGCGCTTGTTAACTTCATCCACCTATGCTCCACGCTAGAATAAGCGGTCGATCGCTTGCTTGCTACCCCTGTACCCTTTTGATTTCTTGTGTACTTATTTGCTAATCTGTGCGCCGTACGTGCGCGTTTGTGATCTATGATGGTGTGTTTGCAGTTTGCTGTGTGTGGCACGCAGGGCCGACGGGCTCTCGCCTTGCCTGGCTCGTGCCATGGTTGCCGTCGATGTTAATTCGCGCTCTCCTCCTTTAATCTTGAGCCTTTGTTCTGATCTGTAAGCTTCACGCTGTTATGTTTTTCTGATGGTTTACGATATGTATTTTTTATATGCATGTATGCTCTAAACAAATTTGCGTGCCAGGATTTTCAGGGTGTCCAAAGAATTAAACTTGTTCCAACGAtgatttttctgcaaaatttgttGAGAAAAACATTCTGACAATTGTACTTGATTCGAGAATAGCTAGAGTTACTCAAATGAATGCCAAATTGAAGAGCCAATCTCCAAATTATGCTTGTAAATCACAGTTATTTTCATGGTAAGTATAGCTTACTTATTTGGGTGACCCTCTTTATTGTTAAGATAACTTTGATGGGTGAGATGAGATTGTTATTAagaaatgttgattctttttaTTAGTATTTGCTCTTGTCCGCTATCTTCACGTTCAACCTTTAGTTGATTAATTGTTTTCTTTATCTAGAAAGGACGGCCCTCTTTGAGAAAATTTTGCATAATTGTTGGGCCGAAGGCAGCGTCTGTAGGAGTTGCTAGACACATGTTTGTGATAAGAAAATTGCTCAATAAGGCTGGTCACTCATGGATCGGGGAAGGGGAAGACATGTGGTGAGGTATTACGTGATGAAAATGAGGAACTACGCCGTACTTTAATAGAGGAGATGGTATATTAATTACAAATAAGTTCTTGAAAGTTGATTGTCATGAATTCAAGATATGTATGAACCCCTTCTCGTGGAAATTCCTCTAAATATTTACTTATAATCACACAGTGTTTTTCTGTGTATATGAATTTTCATGTTTATTACATTTACACAGAGGTTTAATTAGTCATTTATTATACACAAGCAAGGATTCCGTATTCCGATAAAGCTTAGACATGTTTATGAGACGGACAAACAATTTAGAAGGGAAACTAGCAAACTGAACTCGTACCAACCCTACATAATTAAATTGCATAGATATACACTTTCAGAATATTCTTTtgtgggatatatatatattggaGGTCATGTTTGTAACtcaaatttgataaaaataaaataCTGAATACACATATAATTCGATAGCGTATACAAGCAGGTAACCGTAGTTTACATTATTTGCTTGAGGAGACGAGATGGCGTAAGATGGAAGCAGTGTGTCTGGAATTGCAAGCCTATAGATTAGGAGGAAGAGGCGCACGAAGACGGGCATGCAGCAGCAAATCGGTCTTCTTCCTCGCCGTGATCCCAAACTTCTCCGTCATGTCCAGTTCAGCCGGAACGGTGCCCTCCGGGAGCTCCCAGTCAAAATGGAAGAGGAGGCTCGCCAGCGCGAGCTCCATGGCTGCAAGGCTGAACATCATCCCTGGGCAACTCCTCCGGCCGGCGCCGAACGGCAAAAACTGGAAGTGTTGCCCCTTAAAGTTCACCACAGCGCTGTCATCAGCTTCCTCGAACCTCTCCGGCCTGAACTCCTCTGCGTCGGGGCCCCAGTTTTCGGTGTCCCGGGCGATCGCCCACGCATTGACCAACACCATGGCGCCCTTGGGCACGTCATAGCCGAGGACGCGGCAAGACTCCTGGCACTCCCGTGGGAGGAGCAGCGGCGCGGCCATGTGCAGCCGTAGCGTCTCCTTAATTACCAGTTGCATGTAGCGCAGCTCTGGTAGGGCCTTCTccgtcacgcggctctgccctgcGAGGGTAGCGCGCACCTCAGCCGTCGCCCTGCCCAACACTTTTGGGTTCCGCATCATTTCCGCCATGGCCCATTGGAGCGTCGTCGTCGAGGTCTCCATGCCGGCCGCGAAGAGATCCTGCAATGAAAGGAGTAGTACCTTGTCAAATACGTGTACGGATAGGTCTGCCTAAATCGACAGGTTTGGTCGACGCCGGCGATGTCTGGTTTACATACTATGATCACGGTGCGGATGGTTCCCATCTCGAGAGGGGTGCCTTCCGCCTGGATCCTCAGCATCACGTCTAGAAGGTCTTCATCCCTGTTGCCGCCGGGGCCGCCTGACCTCCTCGCTCCTTGCTCCGCGAGCACACCGTCCAGCGCATGCCTCAGACGCTTGGACAACGCCTTCAACCGTCGCGTCCTACTGCCGCCGAATGCGCGGGCGAGTCCTGACGACGGAAACAAGTCGGCGAGGCTCAACCCGGCCGTGGCCCTGATCGAATCGTCGAGGCACGCTATGAACGCTTCCCGGTCAGTGATCCGGTTGCCCACAACGGCTAGCACGACCACGTCGTGGAGGTAGGTGGCGAGGTGGGAGCCGAAGTTCACGGGCTGGGACTGGGATGACGACGCGAGGGCGACGGACGCCACGAGCCTCCCGGCCTCTGCCTCGCGGGTGCCCTGGAAGGAGCGGATCTGCCGTGCGCTAAGAAGCTCGTTGACGCAGAGCTTGCGAACCATGCTCCAGTGCTCGCCCTGCGGCGCCATGATGATGCCCATGCCGCCGCGGATCCCTTTCACCGCCTTCATTGTGCTCGTCTCAGGTCGTGTGGCAAAGATGGAATCATGGGTTTTCAATACCTCCCTAGCGGCGCTGGCTGACGAGGCCACGACGACGCGGATCTCACCGAGACGGAGCAGCATGAGCGGGCCATGCCGTCGTGCCAGGT encodes:
- the LOC124654615 gene encoding calmodulin-like protein 5 encodes the protein MAIRNQMATRSLDGDMTVDEFKEWLRRFDVNHDGRINREELRCAMRTIRTRFSGYKSKRGIDYADANGDGCIDDSEVDGLIDYAQKSLGLRIVAY
- the LOC124656975 gene encoding desmethyl-deoxy-podophyllotoxin synthase-like; translation: MRDLARRHGPLMLLRLGEIRVVVASSASAAREVLKTHDSIFATRPETSTMKAVKGIRGGMGIIMAPQGEHWSMVRKLCVNELLSARQIRSFQGTREAEAGRLVASVALASSSQSQPVNFGSHLATYLHDVVVLAVVGNRITDREAFIACLDDSIRATAGLSLADLFPSSGLARAFGGSRTRRLKALSKRLRHALDGVLAEQGARRSGGPGGNRDEDLLDVMLRIQAEGTPLEMGTIRTVIIDLFAAGMETSTTTLQWAMAEMMRNPKVLGRATAEVRATLAGQSRVTEKALPELRYMQLVIKETLRLHMAAPLLLPRECQESCRVLGYDVPKGAMVLVNAWAIARDTENWGPDAEEFRPERFEEADDSAVVNFKGQHFQFLPFGAGRRSCPGMMFSLAAMELALASLLFHFDWELPEGTVPAELDMTEKFGITARKKTDLLLHARLRAPLPPNL